The Pseudomonas sp. DG56-2 genome contains a region encoding:
- a CDS encoding DUF1799 domain-containing protein — MLGLSRADLPEEEVEVWPDAWPAFRLFEAMSTQWRTGMGGASGLDYSIIPAIASMLGIKRRDLPNIFPDLRVMEAEALAVMAESTE, encoded by the coding sequence ATGCTCGGCCTGAGCCGCGCCGACCTTCCCGAGGAAGAGGTAGAGGTCTGGCCGGACGCCTGGCCAGCCTTCCGCCTGTTCGAGGCAATGTCCACTCAGTGGCGGACGGGCATGGGCGGTGCTTCGGGCCTGGATTATTCAATCATCCCGGCCATCGCCTCGATGCTCGGCATCAAGCGCCGCGACCTTCCCAACATTTTTCCCGACCTCCGCGTAATGGAGGCCGAGGCTCTGGCCGTCATGGCTGAATCAACGGAGTAG
- a CDS encoding phage tail assembly chaperone produces the protein MAKIKIAQNPTFGAAVQLPRVGSAPVEVGFEFRYLDRIALSEMFDRWNKARDAWAEKAKEEGVSWKDATAAEIELQADQLKDIVAGWDLDDEFSDDAILDLVRTCTGAPKAVIDAFQSAYSAARLGN, from the coding sequence ATGGCGAAGATCAAAATCGCGCAGAACCCAACGTTCGGCGCCGCAGTACAGCTTCCACGGGTCGGCTCCGCCCCGGTCGAGGTTGGTTTCGAGTTCCGTTACTTGGACCGTATCGCGCTGTCCGAGATGTTCGACCGCTGGAACAAGGCGCGCGATGCTTGGGCGGAAAAGGCGAAGGAGGAGGGTGTCAGCTGGAAGGACGCCACTGCCGCCGAGATCGAGCTTCAGGCTGATCAGCTGAAGGATATCGTGGCCGGCTGGGATCTCGACGACGAGTTCAGCGACGACGCCATCCTCGACCTGGTGCGCACCTGCACCGGCGCGCCAAAAGCTGTCATCGACGCCTTCCAGAGCGCATACAGCGCGGCCCGTCTGGGAAACTGA
- a CDS encoding phage tail protein, translating into MAARIPLPNGSVVEIASVLGAAVPFTSLTNAKPPVAASVGHGIDAGDILLINSGWALINDRAVKASGVTTDAFSLAGLDTTNEERFTAGAGAGSVVPVSGWTQISKVTAFTVSGGEQQFLTVGYLENDDDLQFPTNRNPISVSIAVEDQPEAGYVSVVEGYDDSKELAVVRLKLPGNRQILMPGYVSITSTPTMDRNQLMTRTISIGLSGRPTRYNA; encoded by the coding sequence ATGGCCGCACGCATCCCGCTGCCCAACGGCTCTGTTGTCGAGATCGCTTCTGTTCTCGGCGCCGCTGTACCTTTCACCTCCCTGACCAACGCCAAGCCGCCGGTGGCCGCCTCCGTCGGTCACGGCATCGACGCTGGCGATATCCTGCTGATCAACTCCGGCTGGGCGCTGATCAACGACCGCGCCGTCAAGGCGTCCGGTGTTACCACCGACGCTTTCTCCCTGGCCGGTCTCGATACCACCAACGAGGAGCGCTTCACCGCAGGTGCTGGCGCCGGGTCTGTTGTACCGGTTTCGGGCTGGACCCAGATCTCCAAGGTCACCGCCTTCACTGTATCCGGTGGCGAGCAGCAGTTTCTCACCGTTGGCTACCTGGAGAATGACGATGACCTCCAGTTCCCCACCAACCGCAACCCGATCAGCGTTTCGATCGCCGTCGAAGATCAGCCCGAGGCCGGATATGTCAGCGTGGTCGAGGGCTATGACGACTCCAAGGAGCTTGCGGTTGTCCGCCTGAAGCTGCCTGGCAATCGCCAGATCCTGATGCCCGGCTACGTGAGCATCACCAGCACCCCGACCATGGACCGCAACCAGCTGATGACCCGTACCATCAGCATCGGCCTGTCCGGTCGCCCGACCCGCTACAACGCCTAA
- a CDS encoding phage tail terminator-like protein, producing the protein MSHARARQAIEIKLAAWAAARSVRIAHMEDGFEAAPGETYLRAFLLPASTTTRYLAAEAYEYRGIYQISIVCPAGQALVTAEALVDELSTLFRVDTELSRNGFEGLIVEPLEQGPTITEPATYTVPASFTYQGVADQPPAGA; encoded by the coding sequence ATGAGCCACGCACGCGCCCGCCAGGCGATTGAGATCAAGCTGGCCGCCTGGGCAGCTGCGCGCTCGGTCCGGATTGCGCACATGGAGGACGGCTTCGAGGCCGCTCCGGGTGAAACCTACCTCCGGGCCTTCCTATTACCGGCCAGCACCACGACCCGCTACTTGGCTGCTGAGGCCTATGAGTACCGGGGTATCTACCAGATCAGCATCGTGTGCCCAGCGGGCCAGGCCCTGGTTACTGCCGAGGCCCTGGTCGACGAGCTGAGCACCTTGTTCCGCGTCGACACCGAACTCAGCCGCAACGGATTCGAAGGGTTGATCGTCGAGCCGCTGGAGCAGGGTCCCACGATCACCGAGCCGGCGACCTACACGGTCCCGGCCAGCTTCACCTATCAGGGTGTCGCAGACCAACCGCCCGCTGGGGCATAA
- a CDS encoding HeH/LEM domain-containing protein, translated as MKVIYTNSPGSERGTCYRRLDQFFGVIDGATSVSVQGEAPHIGEAYQRQGISVSEIEEGLRLDGPTITQWVAEGYKASAYPPAGYASVSSQAEIDKAIEAEGGDDETDPHKMKVPQLKEWLTAQGITFDAALNKPDLQALIPKE; from the coding sequence ATGAAAGTCATCTACACCAACTCCCCGGGCAGCGAGCGCGGTACCTGCTATCGCCGTCTGGACCAATTCTTTGGCGTCATCGACGGGGCCACTTCGGTGTCCGTGCAGGGCGAGGCTCCGCACATTGGGGAGGCCTACCAGCGACAAGGCATCAGCGTCAGCGAGATCGAAGAAGGCCTGCGGCTGGACGGCCCGACCATCACCCAGTGGGTAGCGGAGGGCTACAAGGCTTCGGCTTACCCGCCGGCTGGCTATGCCTCTGTGAGCAGCCAGGCCGAGATCGACAAAGCGATTGAGGCAGAGGGCGGCGACGACGAGACCGACCCGCACAAAATGAAGGTCCCGCAGCTGAAGGAGTGGTTGACGGCCCAGGGCATCACCTTCGACGCCGCCCTCAACAAGCCCGACCTGCAGGCCCTGATCCCAAAGGAGTAA
- a CDS encoding major capsid protein, with amino-acid sequence MATTQLSDIFVRDYYGALAPVNTPEKTSVFESGIVTRSPTLDNIANNGQGTSEISYWQDLDADEAPNISNDNPDDLGEVGKAEQGSMRARTLYLNKGYGVADLTAELANSEPMQHIRNRFGTYWTRQWQRYLLGAARGIIASNIANNAGDMVKDAGATISATAFQDAAFTAGDAADMFGAIGVHSVVMNQMVKQDLIEYLRDSTGKIILATYLGKPVFMDDSLTYAPGQFLSVFFGQGAFGYGEGTPHVPVELQRKPDGGNGGGAEVLWERKTFILQPAGFSWKGSNNLNLSPNATQYASAANWERVFDRKQVPFAAVISGTATP; translated from the coding sequence ATGGCCACGACCCAGCTGTCGGACATCTTCGTCCGCGACTACTACGGCGCGCTGGCGCCGGTGAACACCCCTGAAAAAACTTCCGTCTTCGAATCGGGAATCGTGACCCGCTCGCCGACGCTCGACAATATCGCCAACAACGGCCAGGGCACCTCCGAGATCAGCTACTGGCAAGATCTCGACGCCGACGAGGCGCCGAACATCTCCAACGACAACCCGGATGACTTGGGCGAGGTCGGCAAGGCCGAGCAGGGCAGCATGCGGGCCCGCACGCTTTACCTCAACAAAGGTTACGGTGTTGCCGACCTCACTGCTGAGCTGGCCAATAGCGAGCCCATGCAGCACATCCGCAACCGCTTCGGTACGTACTGGACTCGCCAGTGGCAGCGTTATCTGCTGGGCGCTGCACGAGGCATCATCGCGTCGAACATTGCCAACAATGCCGGTGACATGGTCAAGGACGCAGGTGCCACCATCAGCGCCACCGCGTTTCAGGACGCTGCCTTCACTGCCGGCGATGCGGCCGACATGTTCGGAGCCATCGGCGTCCACTCGGTGGTCATGAACCAGATGGTCAAGCAGGACCTGATTGAGTACCTGCGCGATTCGACCGGCAAAATCATCCTGGCCACCTACCTCGGCAAGCCGGTGTTCATGGATGACAGCCTGACCTATGCGCCCGGTCAATTCCTGTCGGTATTCTTCGGCCAAGGCGCTTTCGGTTATGGCGAGGGGACTCCGCATGTGCCGGTCGAGCTGCAGCGCAAGCCGGACGGTGGCAATGGCGGCGGTGCCGAAGTCCTGTGGGAACGCAAGACCTTCATCCTGCAGCCCGCCGGTTTCAGCTGGAAAGGCAGCAACAACCTTAACCTGAGCCCGAACGCCACCCAGTACGCCAGCGCTGCGAACTGGGAACGTGTGTTCGACCGCAAGCAGGTGCCGTTCGCCGCCGTCATCAGCGGCACCGCCACCCCTTGA
- a CDS encoding minor capsid protein: MATKPTQTADEVLLEQVSRHAVLLERLKAGEVKKFETYLRRADSHVRDQLTRKELTTYGRSRLEEFLGRVGGKLLEIYKAFSDRMQSDLVDIALYEAAFEGRSLAKALLIDAIMPTDALIRTAINTQPLQVSGIDGGTLLKSFLNGWTRTESTRVTNAIRLGVVQGQTNAEITQAIRGTAAQNFTDGVLAVSNRNARSIVQTAVQHVATTARMETLKANADVIPGYRWVSTLDRKTSTLCKSLDGREFEIGKGPLPPAHVNCRSTTVPVTRLSALFAEGATRASVGAGGGAQVSAGLVYYQWLKTQPAAFQDAALGPVRGKLFRDGGLTAERFAALQLDKNFKPLTLEKLKELEPLAFDRAGIS; encoded by the coding sequence ATGGCGACGAAACCGACGCAGACGGCGGACGAGGTGCTGCTGGAGCAGGTCAGTAGGCACGCGGTACTGCTGGAGCGGCTCAAAGCTGGCGAGGTCAAGAAGTTCGAAACCTACCTGCGCCGAGCTGACAGCCATGTCCGTGACCAGCTCACCCGCAAGGAACTGACCACCTACGGCCGGAGCAGGCTGGAAGAGTTCCTTGGGCGGGTGGGCGGCAAGCTGCTGGAGATCTACAAGGCCTTCAGCGACCGGATGCAGTCCGACCTGGTGGACATCGCGCTGTATGAGGCGGCCTTCGAGGGCCGTAGCCTGGCCAAAGCGCTGTTGATCGACGCGATCATGCCGACCGACGCCCTGATCCGGACGGCGATCAACACTCAGCCGCTGCAGGTGTCGGGGATTGACGGCGGCACGCTGCTGAAATCCTTCCTCAACGGCTGGACACGCACGGAGTCGACCAGGGTAACCAACGCCATCCGGCTTGGCGTCGTGCAGGGGCAGACCAACGCCGAGATCACCCAGGCCATTCGCGGTACCGCAGCACAGAATTTCACCGACGGCGTCCTGGCCGTCAGCAACCGAAACGCCCGCTCCATCGTCCAGACCGCAGTCCAGCATGTGGCCACCACGGCGCGCATGGAGACGCTCAAGGCAAATGCCGATGTCATTCCGGGCTATCGCTGGGTGTCGACGCTTGACCGCAAGACCAGCACCCTTTGCAAGAGTCTGGACGGTCGTGAGTTCGAGATAGGGAAGGGGCCGCTGCCGCCGGCACACGTCAACTGCCGCTCGACTACTGTGCCGGTAACCAGGCTGTCGGCGCTGTTTGCCGAAGGCGCAACGCGGGCATCCGTGGGGGCTGGCGGCGGTGCGCAGGTCTCGGCAGGTCTCGTCTACTACCAGTGGCTCAAAACGCAGCCAGCGGCGTTTCAGGATGCTGCACTTGGGCCTGTGCGCGGCAAGCTGTTCCGAGATGGCGGTCTGACGGCCGAGCGCTTCGCCGCACTGCAACTGGACAAGAACTTCAAGCCGCTGACGCTGGAGAAGCTCAAGGAGCTGGAACCGTTGGCGTTTGATCGGGCCGGAATCAGCTGA